ATCGCTGACTGTAATCGTCACCTGTCGGATTGTCAGTGGCGCCCTCTACCGTGAATGGCAGCGGTCTTCTTCAGGGGGAGGGCAGGCCATGGCCAACATCGTCTGGCACACCAAGCTCAAGATGCGTCTCGACCTCACACAAAATGATCTCGGGCAAGGCATTGAGGGCCTGTGGGACCTGATCTACGACACGGATCGGCTCTATGCCTCACGCAACGTCCCGGTCTCCGAGCGCGGACTGCAGTGCGGCGGGATCTGCCAGGAAAAGGGGGTGGTGGCCTGGATGCACCTGCGGCTGCGCGCCAACGGCCGGCGCGAGGCCGTTCACGAGCGGGCCGAGGACGAGGAACGCCACAAGGCGCCCATGAGCGACGAGCACAAGGCGTACCAGGAACGGATCCTTCGTGCCGCCGAGGAAGGCGGCTTCCCAGGCGACAGCGAAGTCCGTACGCCTGTCGGGACCCGCGGCTGGATCCAGACCGACACCCTGGTCGAAGGGGAAGGCGGCCGTCGCATCGGATGGGAGATCCAGCTCTCGTCCGCCGGGGCTGAGGGACCGCGCAGCGTGAAGGCACGCGCTGCGAAGGCGGCGAAGCTGGGCATCACGCCGGCCTGGCACACCGACCGGGTCGACTACGCCCGACGCAACGACACTCAGTGGACCGGGAGCAATAATCTGCCCGCCCACGTCATCGCGAAGACCGGCGACCTGCGCGTTGTCTCCGGTTTCCGAGCCCTGGACTTCTGGCTCTGCGATCTTCGGGCGCTCTATCCCTGCCCAGACGGTGTCCGGCGGTGCGGAAAACACCACGTCACGCCCAAACCTCGTGACGTGCTGTTCGACGACCTCGTTCGCCAGACGGCGGCAGGCTCCATCGTGCCCGTCGAACACCTCAGGGGATCAAGGCTCGACAAGTTCTGGGTGACCAGCGCGGACCGCGACCGGCTCGAGGACCTGCTGGAGGGCACCCTCATCCTGAACCCAGCGCCGCCGGAGGGGGCAACACCGAAGTCCAGTCCAAACGGCCCCACCTGCCGCACGGCAACGGCCGCGGCCTCCCCAGCCCAACCTGCGGCCATGACTCCTCCCGCGACCCTGAATACCCCTATCGCCACAGGCGGCACGTTCTCGACCATTCGCACGATCCCGCGGCAGCGCTTCCAGGATCCCGCCCCGGTGCTGACGGAAGGCTCCAGCCATGCCCCGTGGCCGGACGGTCCGCCAGAGGCCGAGACGGCCGATCCCTCCGCGGACTCGGCTTCCCCGGCACCCGTGGAGATCCAGCAGACCGCCGAACAGGCGACATCACCGAGCGTCGAGTTCCCTTCAGGAATCGAACAGGTTTACGATTCAGGGGTGACCTCGAACGCGAACGTCTTCCCCAACGACCTCCTCCAGCTCCAAGAGCGCCTTCACCGCATTGGGGCAGAGCACACCGCGCATCTGGCCGGCCTGCCGTGGAGCGTGGAACCGGTCGCGGGGTGGGCGCGCGGGGAGCGCTTCTCCCACCGCGGGGACGTCCCTGACAGCCCGGGCTGGACGCCGGAGCAGAAGGAGCGCGTGGACCGGATGTGGCAGGAGCTGCGGGACCTGTCGGCCGCCGTGGTCGACCACCCGTACTGGAAGACCGTCGAGCGGGAGAAGGTCGTCGCGGCCCGCATGCTGCTGAAGAAGCAGGCCCGCCCCGCCGCACCTAGCGCCGCAGAGAACGCGCCGGACGCGGCGTAGCCGCCATGGCCGACCGAGACCCGCTGCTTCCCCTGACGCCCAATTTGGACCAGCTGGCGGTGATACGCCGATGGCTCGAGCTCACCCTCGAACGCGTCCGGGTCTGGGCCAGGTGCTGGCCTCGCTGGCCCTGTTCCTCCCCTGGGGCCGCCGGGGGCCCCAGGGCCAGGCGGTAGCACCGCCCACCCGGCAGGACCGAGGGGCCCGACGGCAACTTCGCGGCTGATCAAGTCACGCCGCCGGCGGCTGAGTGGACGGGGCGGCCTGGTCGGCCGGCTGGTCCAGCCCCACCCGTCGGAGGCCAGCGAATTTGGCGGCCTGGACCCGAGCGGACTGGGCCTGAGTGCGGCCCCGGGCATTGGCCGCGACTCTGGAGCTATGGCCGACGCGTCCAAAGTGATCATCCACCCTCCCGACGAGCGGGGCCGCCGCCTGGTGACCTGCCGGCGCGAGGAACTCGGTCGCGCGACCAGCGAGCGGGACGTCCGGGAGTTCCTCTACCAGGCAGGCATGGCCGACGCCGAGGACGTCGACCTGACCGACGAAGCCCTCTTCGACTGGCAGGGGACCGGACCCGAGTCCTGGGCCTGAGCCGTGAAGGCCCTGTGGAATGGCGCGATCTCGTTCGGGCTGGTCAGTGTCCCGGTGTCCGTCGTGCCTGCGACCGAGCCCCACGCCGTGCACTTCCGGCAGATCCACCAGCACGAGGGCGGACTCATCGGCCGCGTCCGCAACCTCAAGGTCTGCGAACTCGACGGCGAGCCCGTCGGCCTCGACGAGATCGGCCGCGGCTACGAGACGTCCACCGGCACGATCCCCGTCAGCGACGCCGAACTCGACGCCCTCCCCCTGCCCACCGCCAAGGCGATCGAGATCGTCAGCTTCGTCCCCGCAGCCTCCATCAACCCCGCCGCCTTCGGGGCCGGCGCCTACTACCTGGCAGCCCCGGACCCCATCGCGGCACGGCCGTACGTCCTCCTGCGCGAGGCCCTCAGCCGCACCAGCCGCGTCGCGGTCGCCAAATTCGCCTTCCACCAGCGCGAACGCCTCGGCCTGCTGCGCGTCGTCGGCGACGCCCTGGTCCTCCACGGACTCCGCTGGCCGGATGAGATCCGCGAGGCCGACGTTCCCGCCCCCACCGTGGACGTCACCGAGGACGAGGTCCAGGCCGCCCTCGCCCTCGCCGACGCGATGACCACCGACACCCTCGAAGGCATCCGCGACCACTACCGCGACGCCGTGGAGGAACTCCTCGCGGCCAAGGCCCACGGGGAGCGCACGCACCCCCCCGAGGCACCCGCCCAGGTGATCGACCTGATGGCCGCCCTGGAGGAGTCCGTGCAGAAGGCGCGGGAAGCCCGGGGTGAGACGGAGGCCACCGTCCACGAGCTCGGCGCCAAGAAGAAGACCGCGAAGAAGACGGCCAAGAAGACCACCGGTGCGGCCAAGGGCCGCACACCGCGCCGCCGCGCCTGATCGCAGCCCGGCCAGAGCCCAGCGCACCACTACCCCTAAAATAGAACATGTGAACGAAAGTCTTGCGGAGCAGATCGCCCGGCACCGGGCGGTCGTCGGCTGGCTGGAGTGGCAGCTGGGCCAGACCCGCGAGGCCCTGGCCCGCCTGGAACAGCAAGAAGCCGTCGCCACCGCCCGCAGGCCGACGCCACGGGTACCCGACTGGAAGCTCGAAGCGCACCGCACAGGCCACGGTCCCCGCCCCTTCCGCGTCCACGCCGGCCACTGCCCCGACGGCCACGGCAAGGAGATCACCCGGCAAGAGGCCCTCCGCCTCCTGGCCGACGGCATCGAGGCGTGTCCCTTCTGCGGACCGGACCGTGAGCTCCGGATCGACGGTGCCGCATAGGCCCTTGGGACTGGTGGGTTCGCATGTTGAGGCGTCGCGTATTCCTGCCAGGATCACCCCTATGGTCACCCTGAGCGATGGCCGACGGTTCATGCTCTATGACCACACTCTGGCGTGCTCTCCTGGAGTCGCTTATCATCCGAGAACTGATTGAGGGCGTGACCTCGCGGCTGCGCGGACCTGTTAACGGCCCGCCGCTTCCCAGGGGTTACACCGTCTCAGCCAACCATCGCGCTTTGGTGGTCGGGCTGAGGCGGCATGTCTCGGAGCGGCCACCCTCACAGAAGGATGTCGGCCGTTGAGTTCCGGACCTTTGATGCGCCTCTTGCTCGTCGCCCTGGCAACTGTCCTGTCTCTGCTAGTCGCAGTCATCGCTGGTGTGCTGTCTTGGGCAGCGGACGGAAGCATTCCACGCGCAGTGCTCTGCGGTGGCGGGGCATTTGTCGTATGGATGACCCTCTCCGTCTCCCTGTACTCAGCCCTGGGCCTGCTCGACAGGGGCATCGGGCAGGGATGATGTGTAGCCCAGCCGGGGAGTTCTTAACTGATAATCAGGCCGAGGCGTACGAGAAGTTCACAGAGGAGCTGACGAGGTCGGAGCTGGAGCGGTTCTTCTTCCTGGACGACGTCGACCGGGACCTCATCGCGCTGCGGCGTACACGGCATCAACAGCGGGGTTTCGCGCTCCAGATGTACACGGTCCGGTACATGGGGCCGTTCGCGGACCGTGTGTAGACACCAGGGCCGAGCTGGCCCGGAAGGCCGACGATTCCACTGATACGAGGCTTTTAGATGACCTCGCCCTCCGCCTTATCCAGAAAGGCGTTGTAGGATTTACGGACCTCTTCCAACTCTCGGGTAAGTTTTTTGTCATCAATCTTCTCGCCGAGGATAACGGGCCCCGTGACCAACTTCCCCAGCGTGTTGCGGTGGTCACTGACCACGTCTAGCAACTTTCTGACTTCAGGTGAACCGACCAGTCGCGCCGTGGTTTCCGCCTGAGCTAGCCTCTGGTATGCAGGCATGAAGACGGTGTTGTAAATTTGCTCTGGCTTCTTATCTGATGCAATGTTCGCATAGGAAGCGATCATGCCGAATACCGCCACTTTGTAGGCTTGATAGTTCGCACCCACCTCTGCATATGCACTCCGCCGGATGTCGGCCCGCCGCGCACTCTGTGTCGCATCCTGCACTGCCTCCGCCTGGGTGTAGACCAGGATGCTGCCCACGAGGCCGACAAATGCCCCAATCAAAGCTCCGCTCAGGGCAGTAAAGGCAGGGTTTCGCCATGCCGATCCCTTGGCGCTCTGACTTCCGTTCTCTTGCTGCATGGAGTCAGGTGTACATCCGAACGTGCAGCTCAAGACCGCGGGCGCGCAGTGGCTACTCTGTTCTAGAGTGCCGCGGCCCGTGATTTTGGACCATTAGAGCTGCTACGCCGAGTTGGACTGGCTTACTGCGTCTTGGCGTACGAAGGGTGTCCGGGTCCAGGGGAAGGTCGAAGGCGTCCACCAGGCTGACAGCGCGCAGGAGGTGGCGCTCGTTGGGGGTGAGGTCGGCCAGGGTGCGGGTGAGCAGCGCGGGGAAGTCGGTCCCGAAGTCCGCGGGCGTGGGGGTGCGGCCGGCTCGGCGGAGCTCCAGGAAGCGCAGGACGGCGAGGTCGAGGTAGAGGGGCAGGCCGTGGGAGCGTTCGGCGATCACCGTGCGTAGGTGAGCGTCGATGAGGGGCTGGCCGTCGCGGGTCAGGCCCGGGCGAGGTAGTCGGAGCAGTCCTCGGGTGAGAAGTCGCCGATGAGGACCTGGCGGCTGCTCTCGGTCGGGGTGCCGGCGGTGCGGGGGCCGGGTACGGCCTGTCCGACGAGCCCGGGCCAGCCGGTGGGGCCGGTCCAGTCGAGCTGGCCTTCCAGAGCCGGGTCGGCCCACTGCAGGCGGCCGCGGCCGGTGACGATGAAGAACGCTCCGGGCATCAGCCACACCAGGCGCTGCAGGAGCCGTTCGAGGTCGCGGTGCGTGCGGGTGCCGGTTTCCTCGAACGTGTCCAGCAGGATCACCGGGGCCACGGCCTGGTCGGCGGGGAGCTGGGCGAGCTCCCATGCCAGCAGGTGCGGGTAGTAGGAGAGCGCGTCGACGTCAGGCTCGACGTCCAGGAGGTCGGCCAGGCGGGCGCAGCCGGCCAAAGCCCGGACCGTCTGACGGCGCTCGCGGATCGCGGTGGTCAGGGCGCCGGTGAGCTGGCCGATCGCGCTGCCGACGGTGCCGGGCAGCAGCAGAGCCTGGGCAACATCGCTGAGTGCGGACTGCATCTGCTGGGGCAGGTTCTTGCCGAACCGTGCGGCAAGACCGCCGCGGCGCAGGTACTCCTCCAGTGATTCGCCGGGGTGCTGGTGCTCCCAGTAGCGGCGTAGCGCGATGTCGAAGGCGGGCAGCGGCCGGTTGAGGTGGGCGGCGAGGGCGAGACGGATGGTGAGGACGACGCGCTCGAAGTCCACGCCGGCGGACCGGGCGAGGTCGATCCGGACCGGCAGCAGGGTCGGTCGGGCGGGCCAGACGGGCGCACCCCAGCGGGCCGGGCGGCTCTCGGCGCCGGCGATCGCAGCCTCCAGGGTCCGCGACAGCGTGGTCTTCCCGATCCCCCCGACTCCGTGCATGACCAGAATGTTGTTCCGAGGGGCTTCCAGGTCCTCCACGGTGAAACCGGGGGCGGTGATGCGGGCCAGGTGTTCGCCGAGGGCGGCCTGAACGATCTGCCACTGCCCCTGCCGGTTCGTGAACGCCTCCGTCGCCGACACGTTCCGGTCGTTGGTGCTGAACAACGCCCGCAGATCCCGCCCTGCCATCGCTCACCCCTGGTGATCGTCTCCTGGCTCCTCAACCTATGCCCGCCCAGCGCGCAGTGAAGGTGCGTCAGCAAGAATTGGCTGGTCAAGTACGTCAGCACGACCAAGGTGGTACGCCATGACAGGCCCCCTCACCCCCGAAGACCCCACATCCCAGCCGCTCCACCAGGCCGGCGGAGACGCACAGCAGGCCGAGCGCACCGTGAAGGAGGTGATCCGCTGGTACAACGCCCGCCTCACCGAGGCCCGCGACAGCGGCCTGGACGCGGAGACCATCGAAGGGCTGAGGGCAGGGCGGGACCAGGCCGTGGACGACCTGGACCGGCTCGAGGACGCCGACGAGGACACCACGGTGCAGATCGCCGTGGCCTACGCCGCCCGGCTCAAGGAACTGACCGGAAGCTGAGCCAGTTGGCT
The window above is part of the Streptomyces sp. NBC_01296 genome. Proteins encoded here:
- a CDS encoding DUF6233 domain-containing protein; amino-acid sequence: MNESLAEQIARHRAVVGWLEWQLGQTREALARLEQQEAVATARRPTPRVPDWKLEAHRTGHGPRPFRVHAGHCPDGHGKEITRQEALRLLADGIEACPFCGPDRELRIDGAA
- the ku gene encoding non-homologous end joining protein Ku, with amino-acid sequence MPATEPHAVHFRQIHQHEGGLIGRVRNLKVCELDGEPVGLDEIGRGYETSTGTIPVSDAELDALPLPTAKAIEIVSFVPAASINPAAFGAGAYYLAAPDPIAARPYVLLREALSRTSRVAVAKFAFHQRERLGLLRVVGDALVLHGLRWPDEIREADVPAPTVDVTEDEVQAALALADAMTTDTLEGIRDHYRDAVEELLAAKAHGERTHPPEAPAQVIDLMAALEESVQKAREARGETEATVHELGAKKKTAKKTAKKTTGAAKGRTPRRRA